One region of Flavobacterium pisciphilum genomic DNA includes:
- the rpsJ gene encoding 30S ribosomal protein S10 gives MSQKIRIKLKSYDHMLVDKSAEKIVKTVKSTGAVVTGPIPLPTHKKLFTVLRSPHVNKKAREQFEVMSYKRLIDIYSSSSKTIDALMKLELPSGVEVEIKV, from the coding sequence ATGAGTCAAAAAATCAGAATAAAACTAAAATCTTACGATCACATGTTGGTAGATAAATCTGCTGAAAAGATTGTAAAAACAGTTAAGAGTACCGGTGCTGTTGTAACAGGTCCAATTCCGTTGCCAACACATAAAAAACTTTTCACTGTACTACGTTCTCCGCACGTTAACAAAAAAGCGAGAGAGCAATTTGAAGTAATGTCATATAAGAGATTAATTGATATTTATTCATCTTCATCTAAAACTATTGATGCTCTAATGAAACTTGAATTGCCAAGTGGAGTAGAAGTTGAAATCAAAGTTTAA
- the rpsG gene encoding 30S ribosomal protein S7: MRKRAAKKRPLLPDPRFNDQLVTRFVNNLMWDGKKSTAFKVFYDAIDIIESKKQDSEKSSLEIWKDALTNVMPHVEVRSRRVGGATFQIPMQIRPDRKISMAMKWLILYSRRRNEKSMAQRLASECLAAAKEEGAAVKKRMDTHKMAEANKAFSHFRF, encoded by the coding sequence ATGAGAAAAAGAGCGGCAAAGAAAAGACCACTTTTACCAGATCCGAGGTTTAACGACCAATTGGTAACGCGTTTTGTGAATAACTTAATGTGGGACGGTAAGAAATCTACAGCTTTTAAAGTATTTTATGATGCAATTGACATCATTGAATCTAAAAAGCAAGATTCAGAAAAATCATCATTAGAAATCTGGAAAGATGCTTTAACTAATGTTATGCCTCACGTAGAAGTACGTAGTCGTAGAGTTGGTGGAGCTACATTCCAAATTCCAATGCAAATCAGACCAGATCGTAAAATTTCTATGGCAATGAAGTGGTTAATACTTTATTCTAGAAGAAGAAATGAAAAATCTATGGCTCAAAGGTTAGCTTCAGAATGTTTAGCTGCGGCTAAAGAAGAAGGTGCTGCTGTTAAAAAGAGAATGGATACTCATAAGATGGCTGAAGCTAATAAAGCATTCTCTCACTTTAGATTTTAA
- the rplW gene encoding 50S ribosomal protein L23, with amino-acid sequence MSIIIRPIVTEKVTKESEVLNRFGFVVDKKANKVQIKKAVEAAYGVTILSVNTMNVRPDRTTKYTKSGLISGKTNAIKKAIVQVQEGETIDFYNNI; translated from the coding sequence ATGAGCATCATAATTAGACCTATAGTAACTGAAAAAGTAACCAAAGAAAGTGAAGTTTTGAATCGCTTCGGTTTTGTTGTTGACAAAAAAGCAAATAAAGTTCAGATTAAGAAAGCTGTTGAGGCTGCTTATGGAGTAACTATTTTGAGTGTTAACACAATGAATGTAAGACCGGATAGAACTACAAAATACACAAAAAGTGGTTTGATCAGCGGAAAGACAAATGCAATCAAAAAAGCAATTGTTCAAGTACAAGAAGGAGAAACAATTGATTTTTACAACAATATCTAA
- the rplC gene encoding 50S ribosomal protein L3: protein MSGLIGRKIGMTSIFDENGKNIPCTVIEAGPCVVTQVRTKGVDGYEALQLGFDDKNEKHSTKAALGHFKKAGTVAKKKVVEFQDFATEQKLGDLIDVSIFSEGEFVDVQGVSKGKGFQGVVKRHGFGGVGQATHGQHNRLRAPGSVGASSYPSRVFKGMRMAGRMGGDNVKVQNLRVLKVVAEKNLLVIKGCVPGHNNSYVIIQK, encoded by the coding sequence ATGTCTGGGTTAATTGGTAGAAAAATCGGCATGACTAGTATTTTTGATGAAAACGGGAAAAATATTCCTTGTACAGTAATCGAAGCTGGTCCATGCGTTGTTACCCAAGTCAGAACCAAAGGTGTTGACGGGTACGAAGCGTTGCAACTTGGTTTCGATGACAAAAACGAGAAACATTCCACAAAAGCGGCTTTAGGTCACTTTAAAAAAGCTGGAACTGTAGCTAAGAAAAAAGTCGTTGAATTCCAAGATTTCGCAACAGAGCAAAAATTAGGAGATCTTATTGATGTTTCTATTTTTTCTGAAGGAGAATTTGTAGATGTACAAGGTGTGTCTAAAGGTAAAGGTTTTCAAGGGGTTGTAAAACGTCACGGTTTTGGTGGTGTTGGTCAAGCAACTCACGGTCAACACAACCGTTTAAGAGCGCCAGGTTCTGTGGGAGCTTCTTCTTATCCATCTAGAGTATTCAAAGGAATGCGTATGGCTGGAAGAATGGGAGGAGACAATGTAAAAGTTCAAAACCTTAGAGTTTTAAAAGTAGTTGCTGAAAAGAACCTACTAGTTATCAAAGGATGTGTTCCTGGACATAACAACTCTTATGTAATCATTCAGAAGTAA
- the fusA gene encoding elongation factor G, whose amino-acid sequence MARDLKYTRNIGIAAHIDAGKTTTTERILFYTGKTHKIGEVHNGASTMDWMEQEAERGITITSAATTCEWSFPTEQGKALPESKPYHFNIIDTPGHVDFTVEVNRSLRVLDGLVFLFSAVDGVEPQSETNWRLADQYRVPRMGFVNKMDRQGSNFLNVCQQVRDMLKSNAVAITLPIGEENDFKGVVDLVKNQAIIWHDETQGATFDIVPIPEDMLAEVKEYRSILIEAVADYDENLLDKYMEDESSITEEEINNALRAATIDMAIIPMLAGSSFKNKGVQFMLDAVCKYLPSPMDKEGIEGIHPDDAELLEEDQTKIIRRPDVKEPFAALAFKIATDPYVGRLAFFRAYSGRLDAGSYILNTRSGNKERISRIYQMHANKQNPIDYIEAGDIGAAVGFKDIKTGDTMCDEKHPIILESMKFPAPVIGIAIEPKTKADVDKMGMALAKLAEEDPTFTVRTDEASGQTIISGMGELHLDILIDRMKREFKVEVNQGEPQVEYKEAFTKTATHRETYKKQSGGRGKFGDIVFTLGPADEVDGKVPVGLQFINAVKGGNVPKEYIPSVEKGFREAMKTGPLAGYQVDSLKVTLTDGSFHPVDSDALSFELAARMGYREVAKAAGAIILEPIMKMEVITPEENMGDIVGDINRRRGQVNDMGDRNGAKTIKADVPLSEMFGYVTTLRTLSSGRATSTMEFSHYAETPSNISEAVIKKAKGNA is encoded by the coding sequence ATGGCTAGAGATTTAAAATATACAAGAAATATTGGGATTGCTGCTCATATTGATGCTGGTAAAACAACAACAACTGAGCGTATTCTTTTTTATACAGGGAAAACACATAAAATTGGTGAAGTACATAATGGTGCTTCTACAATGGACTGGATGGAGCAAGAAGCAGAAAGAGGTATTACAATTACTTCAGCTGCTACAACTTGTGAATGGAGTTTCCCAACAGAGCAAGGTAAAGCTTTGCCAGAATCAAAACCATATCATTTTAATATTATTGATACTCCAGGACACGTTGATTTTACTGTAGAGGTAAATCGTTCTTTACGTGTACTTGATGGGTTGGTTTTCTTGTTTAGTGCTGTTGATGGTGTTGAGCCTCAATCAGAAACTAACTGGAGACTTGCTGATCAATACAGAGTTCCTCGTATGGGATTTGTTAATAAAATGGATAGACAAGGTTCTAACTTTTTGAATGTATGTCAGCAAGTTAGAGACATGTTGAAGTCTAATGCAGTTGCAATCACTTTACCAATTGGTGAGGAGAATGATTTCAAAGGTGTGGTTGATTTGGTTAAAAATCAAGCTATTATCTGGCATGATGAAACTCAAGGAGCTACTTTTGATATTGTGCCTATCCCTGAGGATATGCTTGCAGAGGTAAAAGAATATAGATCTATACTTATTGAAGCAGTTGCTGATTACGATGAGAATCTTCTTGATAAGTACATGGAAGATGAGAGTTCTATTACTGAAGAAGAGATTAATAATGCTTTAAGAGCTGCTACTATAGATATGGCAATCATTCCAATGCTTGCTGGTTCTTCTTTTAAAAATAAAGGAGTTCAGTTTATGTTAGATGCTGTATGTAAGTATTTACCATCTCCAATGGACAAAGAAGGTATCGAAGGAATTCATCCTGATGATGCTGAATTGTTAGAAGAAGATCAAACAAAAATTATTCGTCGTCCAGATGTAAAAGAGCCATTCGCTGCTTTAGCATTTAAAATCGCTACTGACCCTTATGTTGGTCGTTTAGCTTTCTTCCGTGCTTATTCAGGTCGTTTGGATGCGGGTTCATATATTTTGAACACTCGTTCTGGAAACAAAGAAAGAATTTCTCGTATTTATCAAATGCACGCTAATAAGCAAAATCCTATCGATTATATCGAGGCTGGAGATATTGGTGCGGCAGTTGGATTTAAAGATATTAAGACTGGAGATACAATGTGTGATGAAAAACATCCAATTATTCTTGAGTCAATGAAATTCCCTGCGCCGGTAATTGGTATTGCAATTGAGCCTAAAACTAAGGCTGACGTAGATAAAATGGGTATGGCTTTGGCTAAATTAGCTGAGGAGGATCCTACGTTTACAGTTAGAACAGATGAGGCTTCAGGGCAGACTATTATATCAGGTATGGGTGAGCTTCACTTGGATATCTTGATTGATCGTATGAAACGTGAATTTAAAGTTGAAGTGAACCAAGGTGAGCCTCAAGTTGAATACAAAGAAGCATTTACAAAAACTGCTACACATAGAGAAACATATAAGAAACAATCAGGAGGTCGTGGTAAATTCGGAGATATCGTATTTACACTTGGGCCAGCTGACGAAGTTGATGGTAAAGTTCCTGTAGGATTGCAGTTTATTAATGCTGTAAAAGGTGGTAACGTTCCTAAGGAATATATTCCATCTGTAGAAAAAGGTTTCCGTGAGGCTATGAAAACTGGTCCTTTAGCAGGATACCAAGTTGATAGTTTAAAAGTAACTTTAACTGACGGATCTTTCCACCCTGTCGATTCAGATGCGCTTTCTTTTGAGTTAGCAGCTAGAATGGGGTATAGAGAAGTAGCTAAAGCTGCTGGAGCAATCATTCTTGAGCCAATCATGAAAATGGAGGTTATTACACCAGAAGAAAACATGGGAGATATCGTAGGTGATATTAACCGTCGTAGAGGTCAGGTTAATGACATGGGTGATAGAAATGGTGCTAAAACTATCAAAGCTGATGTGCCTTTGTCGGAGATGTTTGGTTATGTAACAACATTAAGAACACTTTCGTCTGGTAGAGCAACATCTACAATGGAATTTTCACACTACGCTGAAACGCCTTCTAATATTTCAGAAGCAGTTATCAAAAAAGCAAAAGGAAACGCTTAA
- the rplD gene encoding 50S ribosomal protein L4: MEVKVLDFNGKDTGRKVQLSDSVFAIEPNNHAVYLDVKQYLANQRQGTHKAKERAEVAGSTRKIKKQKGTGTARAGSIKNPLFKGGGTVFGPRPRSYSFKLNKNLKRLARKSAFSIKAKEASIVVLEDFNFETPNTKNFINVLKALGLENKKSLFVLGESNKNVYLSSRNLKASNVVSSYELSTYAILNANNLVLLESSLEVIEENLSK, encoded by the coding sequence ATGGAAGTAAAAGTATTAGATTTCAACGGAAAAGATACTGGAAGAAAAGTTCAACTTTCTGATTCAGTATTCGCAATTGAACCAAATAATCACGCTGTATATCTTGATGTTAAGCAATATTTAGCAAATCAAAGACAAGGTACTCATAAGGCTAAAGAAAGAGCTGAAGTAGCGGGAAGTACACGTAAGATTAAAAAACAAAAAGGAACTGGTACTGCTCGTGCGGGTAGTATTAAAAACCCTTTGTTTAAAGGTGGTGGAACAGTTTTCGGACCAAGACCAAGAAGTTATTCATTTAAATTGAATAAAAACTTAAAGAGATTGGCAAGAAAATCAGCTTTCTCAATTAAAGCAAAAGAAGCAAGTATTGTTGTTTTAGAAGACTTTAATTTTGAAACACCAAACACTAAAAATTTCATTAATGTTTTGAAAGCTTTAGGGTTAGAAAATAAAAAATCTCTATTTGTGTTGGGAGAGTCGAATAAAAATGTATATTTGTCCTCACGCAATTTGAAGGCTTCTAATGTTGTAAGTAGCTATGAATTAAGCACTTACGCTATTCTTAACGCTAATAATTTAGTGCTTTTGGAGAGTTCTTTAGAGGTAATTGAAGAAAATTTAAGTAAATAA
- the rpsL gene encoding 30S ribosomal protein S12 has product MPTIQQLVRTGRTQMTKKSKSVALDSCPQRRGVCTRVYTTTPKKPNSAMRKVARVRLTNGNEVNAYIPGEGHNLQEHSIVLVRGGRVKDLPGVRYHIVRGALDTSGVAGRTQRRSKYGAKRPKEAKK; this is encoded by the coding sequence ATGCCAACAATTCAACAATTAGTAAGAACAGGAAGAACTCAGATGACTAAGAAGAGTAAATCGGTTGCTTTAGATTCTTGTCCTCAAAGAAGAGGGGTTTGTACGCGTGTTTACACTACTACACCAAAAAAACCAAACTCTGCAATGCGTAAAGTAGCGCGTGTACGTTTGACAAATGGTAACGAAGTAAATGCTTACATCCCTGGAGAAGGACACAATTTACAAGAGCACTCGATAGTATTAGTTAGAGGCGGAAGGGTAAAAGATTTACCAGGTGTTAGATATCATATCGTTCGTGGAGCGCTTGACACGTCAGGAGTTGCAGGAAGAACGCAAAGAAGATCTAAGTACGGTGCTAAACGCCCAAAAGAAGCAAAAAAGTAA